In Aedes albopictus strain Foshan chromosome 3, AalbF5, whole genome shotgun sequence, the genomic window cgtcaaatgaaaggtttcaatctattttttaaggaaaaatacagaaatcaagctaatgcTTGTTTTTTCTTGCATTAAAAGTTGCTCTGGCCAAAATACTGGCCTAAATAGAAGCAGagcatcagttttggccatattcttaacttTGGTTTCTATGTTGGCCAATCACATGTATTTCTTATGGAAGTGGCCAAACTAGAAGCACTCTAGCCAAAATAAATACATGGGAGCTGACTTTTTAGGGAAAATTATTTGCTTCTTCCattttttactaaaaatctatgaatttcacagctgtaatcatcatattatgtTGGGTTCTActcgtaaaaaaaatattccaatttGTATCGCAACAGGCTGAATAACACACTATGGCCAAAACACCAGACTGGCCATaactgatgcttctaccctaTCCAAAACGTATTATTTTTTGAGCCATTCTAGCCATTACTACCTAAAATGCTGATGTTCTCAAAGATGGTCGGTACTGAGTATGTGGTAACacatattttttatagaaaaactaTACTTACCCCTTCCCCGGACGCCGAACCGTATCGTCCTTTTGCCACTTGGCAGCCCGCGATTGTTTCACCTCCGGAGTGTTAATGCTGGCCGGGATGCGGAAGGTGGTGCCCACCTCGATCATAGCGATCGGCGATATGTCCGGCGATCTGAAGTTCACAATGGGCGAAAAGCTGCGCTTGCGATTGTTGGAGTTTTTGGGCTGTTTGTATGCCTCGAAGGATATGTCTTCTGCCGCTTCTAGGAGCGATATGTTTATTTGCGGAGAAGGAACGCACGCGGAAACCGACGTGGATGCTGTAAGGGTTTTGAAAGGTTCAATGTGGTAAAAATACGGAAATTGTCATATGGCTTACCACGATTACGAGAcatttttagaaatattttacACTTTTTTAATGCTATATAAAGCACCAATCTAGTTTGTGTTCACGTCGATATTGATTGAATATGAATGCCTTATAGAACAATAGTGCAAGAAGAACCAGCAGCACCCTGATGCTATAATTTTCCTTCTATTGTGTGAAAAAATTAGGGTGTGGTATCCAGAGCTGATCAACGTAAAATAAAACACAATGACGGGTAGTATAGTGCCTGTAACTGTGTATCATTCCCATATGTCTATCGGGAGAAATTAGTAGGTACAAATGTGCTGTTCGTACATGTTCAAGTGGACTGAGCatcttatttgaaaatttctcaaacttCTCTACTGAAGGTACAGTATGTAATGACCCGTTTTTATCAAACCAACCCTATCTCTAGTGAAAAACAAAGTCGGTgataaaatcgagattttttttcccaTATTTAAAATTTATCATGAATTAAAAACTAATTTTAAGCTTAGTAATGAAAGTCTTTTGTTTAACAAACTTTTTTGTCATGGTTCATTAAAAACGTCCCGCAAAAAAATGCAAATCTCAGCTTCTCTCCCTCTTCTCAGACTTTTGGTAAAGGGTTcatgcaaaaacggctacgctcaaaaatgcgttggtcctgcacatttttagtaaatatCCATGCCGCACATATAGAATGTTGTTTTAAATCAGCTCGTGCACTCACATgtgcattaggctgcggcttatttttcaaaagttgttgaaacccggaatttcgTTTTTCGAAGTTCTTTTGGATTCTATAGTAGGCATTGGTGAATAAGTCTAAAACAACGTAGGCACTGACTTAAGCTAATGACAAGGACTTATGACTATTACCCAATAAACCG contains:
- the LOC115258092 gene encoding uncharacterized protein LOC115258092 isoform X2, whose protein sequence is MSRNPSTSVSACVPSPQINISLLEAAEDISFEAYKQPKNSNNRKRSFSPIVNFRSPDISPIAMIEVGTTFRIPASINTPEVKQSRAAKWQKDDTVRRPGKGTYNNKTIPGPEKRKVPYMIGTPLAKRELEHRISVGNILRDLNLAKYIGIFNDEEINFEVFLTLSEKDLHDIGIDCQRDIELILGKVAEYNAGL
- the LOC115258092 gene encoding uncharacterized protein LOC115258092 isoform X1; this translates as MSRNRASTSVSACVPSPQINISLLEAAEDISFEAYKQPKNSNNRKRSFSPIVNFRSPDISPIAMIEVGTTFRIPASINTPEVKQSRAAKWQKDDTVRRPGKGTYNNKTIPGPEKRKVPYMIGTPLAKRELEHRISVGNILRDLNLAKYIGIFNDEEINFEVFLTLSEKDLHDIGIDCQRDIELILGKVAEYNAGL